One part of the Acinetobacter sp. XS-4 genome encodes these proteins:
- a CDS encoding type II asparaginase, which translates to MLTKTVKSLGLAMGLLACSLPLYAKNNVVVVATGGTIAGAGASSANSATYTAAKVPVDALINAVPQIKDLANVTGIQALQIASESITDKELLEIARQVNELVKKPSVNGVVITHGTDTLEETAFFLNLVVHTDKPIVLVGSMRPSTALSADGPLNLYSAVALAASDDAKNKGVMVLMNDSIFAARDVTKGINIHTNAFVSQWGALGTLVEGKPYWFRQSVKRHTNASEFNIENIKGDALPTVQIVYGSDSMLPDAYEAYAKAGAKAIINAGTGNGSVPKYIVPTLQNLHDKNGIQIIRSSRVPQGFVLRDAEQPDSQYGWVAAHDLNPQKARLLAALALTKTTDAKEIQRMFWQY; encoded by the coding sequence ATGTTGACTAAAACTGTTAAATCTTTAGGTTTAGCGATGGGCTTATTGGCCTGCTCTCTCCCACTTTATGCAAAAAATAATGTAGTTGTTGTTGCCACTGGCGGTACTATCGCGGGTGCTGGCGCAAGTTCAGCAAACAGTGCAACTTATACTGCTGCAAAAGTTCCAGTTGATGCCTTAATTAATGCTGTTCCACAAATCAAAGATTTGGCAAATGTAACTGGTATTCAAGCATTACAAATCGCTTCTGAGAGTATTACTGACAAGGAATTATTAGAAATTGCTCGTCAAGTAAATGAGCTTGTTAAAAAGCCATCTGTTAATGGTGTCGTGATTACACACGGTACAGACACTTTAGAAGAAACAGCATTTTTCTTAAATTTGGTTGTTCATACTGACAAACCGATTGTACTTGTTGGTTCAATGCGCCCTTCAACTGCTCTTTCAGCAGATGGCCCGCTTAACCTTTATAGTGCAGTTGCTTTAGCAGCTTCTGATGACGCAAAAAATAAAGGCGTTATGGTTCTCATGAACGACTCTATTTTTGCTGCACGTGATGTAACTAAAGGCATTAACATTCATACAAATGCTTTTGTTAGCCAATGGGGCGCTTTAGGTACATTAGTTGAAGGCAAACCATACTGGTTCAGACAATCTGTAAAACGTCATACGAATGCTTCAGAATTTAATATTGAAAATATTAAAGGCGATGCACTTCCAACTGTACAGATTGTTTATGGTTCAGACTCGATGCTTCCAGATGCATATGAAGCGTACGCAAAAGCAGGTGCTAAAGCGATTATTAATGCAGGTACTGGTAACGGTTCTGTACCAAAATATATCGTACCAACGTTACAAAATCTTCACGACAAGAACGGTATTCAAATTATCCGCTCATCACGTGTTCCACAAGGTTTTGTATTACGTGATGCAGAACAACCTGACTCTCAATATGGTTGGGTAGCAGCACACGACTTAAATCCACAGAAAGCGCGCCTTCTTGCAGCATTAGCTCTTACCAAGACGACAGATGCTAAAGAAATTCAACGCATGTTCTGGCAGTACTAA
- the dnaE gene encoding DNA polymerase III subunit alpha, whose product MQFVHLGIYTEFSITESIVRIPDLVNAAVKDQMPALALTDLSNLHAAVKFYNSCLKKGIKPLLGSTIRLDDAQHRATLLAMSDVGWKSLTEIVSRGFIEGQQLSIPCVQKEWVLEQHQDIIVLLGQHSDVGQMLCSSNPQKAAPLLEAWLEKFGNRVYLALTRTDRPGEEDFIQEAAKLAAQYNIGVVAHNDVHFVEKEDFEAHEARVCIADGYVLADNRRPRIYSPEQHFKTSDEMIELFSDIPSAIENTYHIAKRCNVKLQLGTYFLPDYPIPDGFTIDTYFEHLSKVGLEERLNYLYPVEKRGEDWPEIRKPYDERIDYEVGIILKMGFPGYFLIVMDFIRWAKSNGVPVGPGRGSGAGSLVAYSLEITDLDPLRYDLLFERFLNPERVSMPDFDVDFCIAGRDRVIDYVSRTYGREAVSQIATFGTMAAKGAIRDVARVLGKSYGLADRISKMVPTKPLGVDLATAIDMEPQLKDIVTNPSNPDNDDASEIWEMALKLEGVTRNTGKHAGGVVIAPGKITDFSAVLCDADGTNRVAQYDKDDVEAAGLVKFDFLGLRNLTVIEDAIQNINKNRDSNDQLNILHVPLDDAKAYSVFADANTTAVFQFESVGMKRMLKEARPSKFEEIIAFVSLYRPGPMDLIPDFIHRMHGGDFEYLHPLLEGVLEPTYGIMVYQEQVMQTAQICAGYTLGGADLLRRAMGKKKPEEMVKQREIFLEGAAEKGIDESTANHIFDYMEKFAGYGFNKSHAAAYALVAYHTAWLKAHYPAEFMAAVMTSEMQNTDSVVFLIDDCRNNNLEVLPPSVNMSTYHFHASNDKTIVYGLGAIKGVGEQAMQSVIDSRRQFGPYTDLFDFCHRIDLKKINKRTLEALIRAGALDCLGIERASLMAQLPEAVQAADQARSNRESGIMDLFGEVEEVQRKPAKPVKPWSDEVRLKGEKDTLGLYLTGHPIDVYRQELKSFIPVKLNEITATRRGVTTVYAGLVIDVANFPNRVVIVLDDGTARIEVSCNHERFQRFKDIVQVERVVIFEGEIYEREGFDRPMGRLTKAFTLNEIRQKRANSIQIKLTEEFMQPTLAKDLQNMILPFCNVDMHQHITLQLQIDQPYAQAELQFGPQWKVAPLDELLAKLRDYFGKDNIYIEYQVKSKAAKAADPVRPHAVASPPAGMSMDDALDLYQSEVSQYS is encoded by the coding sequence ATGCAGTTTGTTCATCTAGGTATTTATACAGAATTTTCGATTACAGAGTCGATAGTTCGCATACCTGACTTGGTCAATGCTGCGGTTAAAGACCAAATGCCTGCATTGGCATTAACTGACCTTTCGAACCTCCATGCTGCGGTAAAGTTTTATAATTCTTGTTTAAAAAAAGGAATTAAGCCTCTTTTAGGTAGCACAATTCGCCTTGATGATGCTCAACATCGTGCAACATTACTAGCAATGAGTGATGTTGGGTGGAAAAGTCTTACCGAAATCGTTTCACGCGGTTTTATTGAAGGGCAACAGCTTAGTATTCCATGTGTACAAAAAGAATGGGTACTTGAACAGCATCAAGATATTATCGTTTTACTTGGCCAGCATAGTGATGTTGGTCAGATGCTTTGCTCATCGAATCCTCAAAAAGCTGCTCCCCTTTTAGAAGCATGGCTCGAAAAGTTTGGTAACCGTGTTTATCTTGCTTTAACACGTACCGACCGTCCCGGTGAAGAAGACTTTATTCAAGAAGCAGCTAAACTTGCTGCACAATATAATATTGGTGTGGTTGCGCATAATGATGTGCACTTTGTAGAAAAAGAAGATTTCGAAGCACATGAAGCTCGTGTTTGTATCGCTGATGGCTATGTACTAGCAGATAATCGCCGCCCACGCATATATAGTCCTGAGCAGCACTTTAAAACCTCAGATGAAATGATCGAATTGTTTTCCGATATTCCTAGTGCTATCGAGAACACCTATCATATTGCTAAACGCTGTAACGTTAAACTACAACTTGGCACCTACTTTTTACCTGACTACCCAATTCCAGATGGTTTTACCATCGACACTTATTTTGAACATTTATCTAAAGTAGGTTTGGAAGAGCGTTTAAATTATCTTTACCCTGTTGAAAAACGTGGCGAAGACTGGCCTGAGATTCGTAAGCCTTACGATGAACGAATTGATTATGAAGTTGGTATTATCCTGAAAATGGGTTTCCCAGGCTACTTCCTCATCGTCATGGACTTCATTCGATGGGCAAAAAGTAATGGTGTTCCTGTCGGGCCAGGTCGTGGTTCAGGTGCAGGTTCATTAGTCGCCTATAGCTTAGAAATTACTGACCTTGACCCTCTTCGTTACGATCTACTCTTCGAACGTTTCTTGAACCCAGAACGTGTATCGATGCCAGACTTTGACGTCGATTTCTGTATTGCCGGACGTGACCGCGTTATTGATTACGTATCACGTACTTATGGTCGCGAAGCCGTTTCACAAATTGCAACTTTCGGAACTATGGCAGCAAAAGGTGCAATCCGTGATGTTGCACGTGTATTAGGTAAATCTTATGGTTTAGCTGACCGTATTTCAAAAATGGTGCCGACCAAACCGCTCGGTGTGGACTTAGCCACTGCCATTGATATGGAACCTCAGCTTAAAGATATTGTGACCAATCCATCTAACCCAGATAACGATGATGCAAGCGAAATCTGGGAAATGGCATTAAAGTTAGAAGGTGTAACCCGAAATACTGGTAAACATGCCGGAGGTGTAGTTATTGCACCAGGTAAAATTACCGATTTCTCGGCTGTACTTTGTGATGCAGATGGCACAAACCGCGTTGCTCAATATGATAAAGATGATGTAGAAGCAGCGGGTCTGGTTAAATTCGACTTTTTGGGCTTACGTAACTTAACCGTTATTGAAGACGCGATCCAAAATATTAATAAAAACCGCGACAGTAATGATCAGCTCAATATTTTACATGTTCCTTTAGACGACGCTAAAGCATACTCTGTCTTTGCCGATGCAAATACGACAGCGGTATTCCAGTTTGAATCCGTCGGTATGAAACGGATGCTTAAAGAAGCACGCCCAAGCAAATTCGAAGAAATTATTGCGTTCGTATCCTTATATCGTCCGGGCCCAATGGACCTGATTCCTGACTTTATTCACCGTATGCATGGTGGAGATTTTGAATATCTTCATCCTCTTTTAGAAGGTGTATTAGAGCCAACTTACGGGATTATGGTTTATCAGGAACAGGTAATGCAGACTGCACAGATCTGTGCAGGTTACACATTAGGCGGCGCAGATTTATTACGCCGTGCAATGGGTAAAAAGAAACCTGAGGAAATGGTCAAGCAGCGTGAAATTTTCCTAGAAGGTGCTGCCGAAAAAGGGATTGATGAAAGTACTGCAAACCATATCTTTGACTATATGGAAAAGTTTGCAGGCTATGGTTTTAACAAATCTCACGCCGCTGCTTATGCGCTGGTTGCCTACCACACAGCATGGTTAAAAGCGCATTACCCTGCTGAGTTTATGGCAGCGGTAATGACATCGGAAATGCAAAACACGGACAGTGTTGTATTTTTGATTGATGACTGTCGAAATAATAATCTTGAGGTCTTACCACCCTCGGTCAATATGTCGACTTATCACTTCCATGCAAGTAATGATAAAACGATTGTTTACGGTTTAGGCGCAATTAAAGGCGTTGGCGAACAAGCAATGCAGTCAGTTATTGACTCTCGTCGACAATTTGGTCCGTATACAGATCTATTCGATTTTTGCCATCGTATTGATTTGAAGAAAATCAATAAACGTACTCTTGAAGCTTTAATTCGCGCGGGTGCACTCGATTGCTTGGGAATTGAACGAGCAAGCTTAATGGCACAATTGCCTGAAGCTGTTCAAGCTGCTGATCAAGCTCGAAGTAACCGTGAAAGCGGTATTATGGATTTATTTGGTGAGGTTGAAGAAGTTCAGCGTAAGCCAGCTAAACCAGTAAAACCTTGGAGTGACGAGGTTCGTCTCAAAGGCGAAAAAGATACACTTGGTTTGTATTTAACGGGACATCCAATTGATGTTTACCGACAAGAACTCAAATCTTTTATTCCCGTAAAACTAAATGAAATTACAGCTACGCGTCGTGGTGTTACAACCGTTTATGCGGGTTTGGTCATTGATGTCGCAAACTTCCCGAACCGTGTGGTTATTGTACTTGATGATGGTACTGCACGTATTGAAGTCAGCTGTAATCATGAACGCTTCCAACGTTTTAAAGATATCGTTCAAGTGGAGCGTGTTGTAATTTTCGAAGGCGAAATCTATGAACGAGAAGGCTTTGATCGTCCAATGGGACGTTTAACCAAAGCTTTCACGTTAAATGAAATAAGACAAAAACGTGCTAACAGTATTCAAATCAAATTAACAGAAGAGTTCATGCAGCCAACATTGGCAAAAGATCTACAAAACATGATCTTGCCATTTTGCAATGTAGATATGCATCAACATATCACTCTACAGTTACAGATTGATCAACCCTATGCTCAAGCCGAACTTCAGTTTGGTCCGCAATGGAAAGTCGCTCCTCTAGATGAATTACTTGCTAAACTCAGAGATTATTTTGGTAAAGATAATATTTATATTGAATATCAAGTAAAGTCGAAAGCAGCTAAAGCAGCAGACCCTGTTCGTCCACATGCTGTTGCCTCTCCTCCTGCAGGTATGTCTATGGACGATGCGTTGGATTTATACCAAAGCGAAGTTTCTCAATATTCGTAA
- the cysE gene encoding serine O-acetyltransferase, which translates to MLKQLKEDIKAVFARDPAARNTLEVLTTYPGIHAIIMHRVAHELWQKDCKGTARLLSSFSRFATGIEIHPGAKIGKRFFIDHGMGVVIGETAEIGDDVTLYHGVTLGGTTWKTGKRHPTLEDGVVVGAGAKILGPFTVGKGAKVGSNAVVTKAVPAGVTAVGNPARYIYKDADKTKDKDEERRRDYAQSIGFAPYATTADQSDPILEGMRVLLDRIQHNETRMNNLCQRLSELDPSFKKESQDEQPFSDEELKILEEVRRECGAQNKISKT; encoded by the coding sequence ATGCTTAAGCAGCTTAAAGAAGATATAAAAGCTGTATTTGCGCGAGATCCTGCTGCCCGCAATACACTTGAAGTTCTGACAACTTACCCAGGTATTCATGCAATTATAATGCATCGTGTTGCACATGAATTATGGCAAAAAGATTGTAAAGGTACAGCTCGCCTACTTTCTTCATTTAGCCGTTTTGCTACAGGAATTGAAATTCATCCTGGCGCTAAAATCGGTAAGCGTTTTTTTATTGATCATGGCATGGGTGTTGTGATTGGTGAAACTGCTGAAATTGGTGATGATGTTACGCTTTATCATGGTGTTACCTTAGGTGGTACCACATGGAAAACTGGTAAACGTCACCCAACTTTAGAAGATGGTGTGGTCGTTGGTGCGGGTGCGAAAATTTTGGGTCCATTTACTGTAGGTAAAGGTGCCAAAGTCGGTTCAAATGCTGTGGTGACTAAAGCTGTTCCTGCTGGAGTAACTGCTGTAGGAAACCCTGCTCGCTATATCTATAAAGATGCCGACAAAACTAAAGATAAAGATGAAGAACGTCGCCGCGATTATGCACAAAGTATTGGTTTTGCTCCATATGCGACAACTGCTGATCAGTCAGACCCTATTTTAGAAGGTATGCGCGTTTTGCTTGATCGTATTCAGCACAATGAAACACGTATGAATAATTTATGTCAGCGTTTATCAGAACTAGACCCTAGTTTCAAAAAAGAAAGCCAAGATGAACAACCTTTTAGTGATGAAGAGCTAAAAATTCTTGAAGAAGTGCGTCGTGAATGTGGTGCACAAAACAAGATATCAAAAACGTAA
- a CDS encoding dicarboxylate/amino acid:cation symporter, which translates to MKQKKLLKYIVIAILLGVLTGWICHHFFNEGEQLKQIASYFSIGTDIFLRLIKMIIAPLVFATIVSGIVSMGKSTSIGSITLKSMTWFITASFVSLAIGMGLANFFQPGAALDLALPTAQQLSGASLPTTTGFTLQSFLSHVFPRSIAEAMANNDILQVLVFSIFFGSALAFVNQGNEKESVIVRLTEELSKIMFRITDYVMMFAPFAVFAAIASAITVQGLGLIVDYGILIAEFYFGLLLLWIVLFSVGAIVLKKDIFRLGKLIREPVTLAFATASSESAYPKVMDALNKFGVPKKVTSFVLPLGYSFNLDGSMMYTTFAVLFIAQAYNIDLSFTQQILILLTLMVTSKGIAGVSRASIVVISATLTMFHLPEAGILLLLGIDQFLDMGRTATNVVGNSIATAVVAKLEGEKVTDTEELPEPALIKSTQEQTTA; encoded by the coding sequence ATGAAGCAAAAGAAATTGCTCAAGTATATTGTTATTGCTATTTTACTTGGCGTACTAACAGGTTGGATTTGTCACCACTTTTTCAATGAAGGTGAACAACTCAAACAAATCGCTTCTTATTTCAGCATCGGCACAGACATTTTTTTACGTCTCATCAAAATGATTATTGCTCCATTGGTATTTGCCACAATTGTTTCAGGCATTGTATCAATGGGGAAATCTACATCGATTGGTAGCATCACACTCAAGTCAATGACTTGGTTTATTACTGCTTCGTTTGTATCGCTTGCCATCGGCATGGGTTTAGCAAACTTTTTCCAACCTGGTGCAGCTCTAGACTTAGCACTACCAACAGCTCAACAACTTAGTGGCGCTTCTCTCCCAACGACCACTGGCTTTACATTGCAATCATTCTTAAGTCATGTGTTTCCACGCAGTATTGCAGAAGCAATGGCCAATAACGATATTTTACAAGTACTTGTTTTCTCAATTTTCTTTGGTTCAGCACTCGCTTTTGTAAATCAAGGCAACGAGAAAGAGTCTGTTATTGTTCGTTTGACTGAAGAACTTAGCAAAATCATGTTCCGTATTACCGATTACGTCATGATGTTTGCTCCTTTTGCAGTATTTGCTGCAATCGCTTCAGCAATTACAGTACAAGGTTTAGGCTTGATTGTTGACTATGGTATTTTAATCGCTGAGTTCTATTTCGGTCTTCTGCTACTTTGGATTGTTTTGTTCTCTGTTGGTGCAATCGTACTTAAAAAAGATATTTTCCGCTTAGGCAAACTAATTCGTGAGCCTGTAACTCTTGCTTTTGCTACAGCTTCAAGTGAATCTGCCTACCCTAAAGTAATGGACGCACTCAATAAATTTGGTGTACCTAAAAAAGTAACTAGCTTCGTATTACCACTGGGTTATTCATTTAACCTCGATGGCTCAATGATGTACACGACTTTTGCAGTACTGTTTATTGCTCAAGCTTACAACATTGATCTTAGCTTCACTCAACAAATCTTAATTCTGTTAACTCTTATGGTGACAAGTAAAGGTATTGCTGGTGTATCACGAGCTTCAATTGTGGTTATTTCAGCAACACTCACCATGTTCCATTTACCAGAAGCAGGCATTCTCTTATTGCTTGGTATTGATCAGTTCCTCGATATGGGTCGTACTGCAACAAACGTAGTAGGTAACAGTATTGCTACCGCAGTTGTTGCGAAACTTGAAGGCGAAAAAGTAACTGACACTGAAGAACTACCAGAGCCTGCATTAATTAAATCAACTCAAGAACAAACAACCGCTTAA
- a CDS encoding ABUW_2363 family tetratricopeptide repeat lipoprotein: protein MNFKPLAYIILATSSLTACTMAPVKQQKIEPFVFKEPELTPPFYALNPFNYDQPPAFEVALKDAAAQPVTKMVVNRQDDPTKQLTLDTNKLIVPTVNNSKRSMKYAVLAGENEIDVTSIDDFLQLVEGKARHYPPRFTDRQERKGFESKLKEVTQQLDTLAANPNASFDILLRAFKASVLARNLDLGTVHTTRSLEYAQRLLKISPDDAEANFWFGFGLSEGGGQREAIPYLDKAIKGNVQEAYLASANNYIAMEQKKNAIQTLKNYKVKYPDESEIADRLIQEIEKQGRWNVWQVLTNPAMSPSNSTATSKK from the coding sequence ATGAATTTTAAGCCTTTGGCATATATCATCCTTGCGACCTCAAGTTTAACAGCTTGTACAATGGCACCTGTAAAACAACAAAAAATTGAGCCTTTTGTTTTCAAGGAACCAGAGCTTACTCCTCCTTTTTATGCACTAAATCCTTTTAACTATGATCAACCGCCAGCATTTGAGGTTGCGTTAAAAGATGCTGCTGCACAGCCGGTAACCAAAATGGTGGTTAATCGTCAAGATGATCCAACCAAACAGCTTACTCTCGACACCAACAAACTGATTGTTCCGACTGTAAATAATTCAAAGCGTTCAATGAAATACGCAGTTCTAGCTGGCGAGAATGAAATTGATGTAACAAGTATTGATGACTTCTTACAGTTAGTGGAAGGCAAAGCTCGTCACTACCCACCTCGCTTTACTGACCGCCAAGAACGTAAAGGCTTCGAAAGTAAACTTAAAGAAGTAACACAGCAACTTGATACACTTGCTGCAAATCCAAATGCATCATTTGATATTTTGCTTCGCGCTTTTAAAGCAAGTGTTCTTGCACGTAACCTTGATTTAGGTACAGTTCACACCACTAGATCTTTAGAATATGCTCAAAGACTTTTAAAAATTAGCCCAGATGATGCAGAAGCAAACTTCTGGTTTGGTTTCGGTTTATCTGAAGGTGGTGGCCAACGTGAAGCCATTCCTTACTTAGATAAAGCAATTAAAGGTAATGTTCAAGAAGCGTATCTAGCTTCTGCAAATAACTACATTGCAATGGAACAAAAGAAAAACGCGATTCAGACGCTTAAAAATTATAAAGTTAAATATCCAGATGAATCGGAAATTGCTGATCGTTTAATTCAAGAAATTGAAAAACAAGGTCGTTGGAATGTATGGCAAGTTTTAACTAACCCTGCAATGTCTCCATCGAACTCTACGGCAACATCTAAAAAATAA
- a CDS encoding RNA methyltransferase has translation MSSFDHTTVSKQLAQVRIVMVNTTLPANIGSALRAMKTMGLIKLVLVAPKTYPHPDIQALAAGAQDLFEHLEIVDTLEDAIKDCHLVFGTSARSRTIPWPLLDVRPAAKEAIKATAQGQQIAIVFGREDRGLTNEELALANYHLTIPVNPDYGVLNVAQAIQVVCYEIRMSALEQEQVDQNVDEMPLVQGQSMQWDEPLVTQQQMEEFYPHLEKMLTEIEFLDPENPRLLPLRLRRLFGRIQLDRMEYHLLRGIFSRVQALTNGKWKKALSDKEDQPNA, from the coding sequence ATGAGTTCGTTTGACCACACCACCGTGTCAAAGCAATTAGCACAAGTGCGTATTGTCATGGTAAATACGACTTTGCCTGCCAATATTGGCAGTGCTTTACGTGCCATGAAAACAATGGGACTAATTAAATTAGTTCTCGTAGCACCAAAAACATATCCTCATCCAGATATACAAGCACTTGCTGCGGGTGCTCAAGATTTATTTGAACATCTTGAGATTGTAGACACCTTAGAAGATGCGATTAAAGATTGTCATTTAGTATTTGGAACAAGTGCACGTAGTCGCACCATTCCTTGGCCTTTACTTGATGTGCGACCTGCGGCTAAAGAAGCTATTAAGGCAACCGCTCAGGGACAACAAATTGCTATTGTTTTTGGCCGTGAAGACCGTGGTTTAACTAACGAAGAATTAGCACTAGCAAACTACCATCTAACAATTCCTGTAAATCCTGACTATGGCGTATTAAATGTTGCGCAAGCGATTCAGGTTGTATGCTACGAAATTCGAATGTCTGCTCTGGAACAAGAGCAAGTTGATCAGAATGTAGATGAAATGCCATTAGTGCAAGGTCAAAGCATGCAATGGGATGAACCTTTGGTGACTCAGCAACAAATGGAAGAGTTTTATCCTCATCTAGAGAAAATGCTGACTGAAATTGAATTTTTAGATCCAGAAAATCCACGTTTATTACCTTTACGCTTGCGTCGTTTATTTGGTCGTATACAATTAGATCGTATGGAATATCATTTACTTCGCGGTATTTTTAGTCGCGTGCAAGCTTTAACAAATGGTAAATGGAAAAAAGCATTATCTGACAAGGAGGATCAACCCAATGCTTAA
- a CDS encoding alpha/beta fold hydrolase — protein sequence MFSIKRSKTLLTVMLLGSILSGCQVVNVKQQALNVTIANERNSILTQDKLSEASLNVLSMSGQEAKVCTDTPDNCINQLKKLPQILDEQFLSAASEMYLAKAMALSDSSDCRISRFTKHKSEEEQTNIQSKYDDCLDQQLNLLDKSIRYSYAYLFSTKRQPTDRIFDNRQVQIRDFYNQAIAKMVSVYDLRHPKKDVVEPQIHIGKSIYSIDFEFHQQLAGQKLEKLISSYNLNFSGLRTINRRDGFGSEFVAVFPSSGKDDINEYILDPLKYNYKNGINPNIHHARYLAATIVAEPKHATTVEEIINNPEFVIRVYDPYRTDNISVAGKQYPLAANFSAPYGLWLAENNLGVAAYLSLIDRDQHLTMPHLYMLEPYNPNKKIIVLVHGLASSPEAWIALTNDVMGDTVLRDNYQVWQIFYSTNMPILESRFQTYALLKQAFSSLNPSDPAAHDAVLVGHSMGGIISRLLVSDGDITKPALELMTIRQQNRFKKHPMVTERLQMHSINNFDRAIFLASPHRGTDYADRWFTLAARKIIRLPGAFLSAVATSLTTENLDVKDFLSNIDNGLIQNGPSDLSHQSKFMELTENINPHQGLVFHSIMGNITKSDDPNVITDGIVPYKSAHLEGAKSEKVLPGGHSIQLTPQAVLELRRILREHLVEHGLYKP from the coding sequence ATGTTTTCAATAAAAAGAAGCAAAACACTATTGACGGTCATGCTACTCGGTTCAATTCTGAGTGGTTGTCAGGTCGTTAATGTTAAACAGCAAGCTTTGAATGTGACTATTGCAAATGAACGTAATAGTATTCTTACGCAAGATAAACTCAGCGAAGCAAGTCTGAATGTTTTATCAATGTCTGGTCAGGAAGCTAAAGTTTGTACTGACACCCCTGATAACTGTATAAATCAACTCAAAAAATTACCTCAAATTTTAGATGAGCAGTTCTTATCAGCTGCAAGTGAAATGTATCTGGCAAAAGCAATGGCTTTGTCAGATTCTTCAGATTGTAGGATTAGTAGATTTACTAAACATAAGTCTGAAGAAGAACAAACCAATATTCAAAGTAAATATGATGATTGTCTAGACCAGCAATTAAATTTACTAGATAAAAGTATTCGTTATAGTTACGCCTATCTATTTTCAACGAAGCGTCAGCCTACTGACCGTATTTTTGATAATAGACAAGTTCAGATTCGTGACTTCTATAATCAAGCCATAGCAAAAATGGTGAGTGTTTATGATTTACGCCATCCCAAAAAAGATGTCGTAGAGCCTCAAATACATATTGGTAAAAGTATCTATTCGATTGATTTCGAATTTCACCAGCAACTTGCTGGTCAAAAGTTAGAAAAATTAATTTCAAGCTATAACTTAAATTTTTCAGGGTTAAGAACCATTAACCGTCGTGACGGTTTTGGCTCTGAATTTGTAGCGGTTTTTCCTAGTTCAGGAAAAGATGATATTAATGAATATATTTTAGACCCGCTTAAATACAATTATAAAAATGGTATTAACCCGAATATTCACCATGCACGTTATTTGGCTGCAACTATTGTCGCTGAACCAAAACATGCGACCACTGTTGAAGAAATTATTAATAACCCTGAATTCGTGATTCGGGTTTACGACCCATACCGAACTGATAATATTAGTGTCGCTGGAAAACAATATCCTCTAGCAGCAAACTTCTCTGCTCCTTACGGTTTATGGTTAGCCGAAAATAATTTAGGTGTAGCAGCTTATTTAAGTCTGATTGATCGTGATCAGCACTTAACCATGCCACATCTCTACATGCTTGAGCCATACAATCCAAATAAGAAAATTATTGTGTTAGTTCATGGGCTAGCGAGTAGTCCTGAAGCATGGATTGCTTTGACCAATGATGTTATGGGTGATACTGTTTTAAGAGATAACTATCAAGTTTGGCAAATTTTCTATTCAACCAATATGCCGATTCTAGAAAGCCGTTTCCAAACTTACGCCCTTCTTAAGCAAGCTTTTAGTTCTTTAAACCCTAGTGACCCTGCTGCACATGATGCTGTTCTTGTTGGACATAGTATGGGAGGTATTATTAGTCGATTACTGGTCAGTGATGGTGATATTACCAAACCGGCTTTAGAATTGATGACAATTCGCCAGCAAAACCGCTTTAAGAAACATCCAATGGTTACTGAACGATTGCAAATGCATTCAATCAATAACTTTGATCGTGCAATTTTCTTGGCTTCTCCTCATCGAGGTACAGATTATGCAGATCGATGGTTTACGTTAGCCGCACGTAAAATTATTCGTTTACCCGGCGCATTTTTGTCAGCTGTAGCGACTTCACTTACCACTGAAAATTTAGATGTTAAAGATTTCTTGAGTAATATTGATAATGGTTTGATTCAAAATGGTCCAAGTGATTTGAGTCATCAATCTAAATTTATGGAACTTACAGAAAATATTAATCCGCACCAAGGGTTAGTCTTCCACTCTATTATGGGTAACATTACCAAGAGTGATGACCCAAATGTGATTACCGATGGTATCGTTCCCTATAAGAGCGCCCACTTAGAAGGTGCAAAATCTGAGAAAGTTCTTCCAGGTGGACACTCTATTCAGTTAACACCTCAAGCGGTACTAGAGCTACGTCGTATTTTACGAGAGCATTTAGTCGAACACGGTTTATATAAACCATAA